A stretch of the Lactuca sativa cultivar Salinas chromosome 9, Lsat_Salinas_v11, whole genome shotgun sequence genome encodes the following:
- the LOC111876512 gene encoding pentatricopeptide repeat-containing protein At5g66520: MLPLCKPPHSILGYILSTLDSKFLTLKQLQQIHSLILTNGHLASTPLITTFLHSCYHSRNPSYALQFVYNLPASFSKPSLWGSMIKTSLESNNLRDFFTCYDVMMRCRNYDANIPSVGMFASIFQYGAKVGDAQLGRLFHCVVVKWGFDSDLVLQTGLLDFYAKIGDLRSAKKVFEEMSQRDVVACNVMISVLGKHGLIKDARVLFDSMLEKDSYSWNSMVSCYFKIGDIDSARLLFDKNPVKNTISWNVLIDGYSKSGYLNNADNFEDFVTLYNKMRSSDVCPSQTILSLILHCCASLCASQLGKTVHGEIFKWNFNHDIVLQTGLLDFYSKIGDLSSAKKVFDEMSHRDIVANNAMISALSKHGFVKDAQKLFNSMHEKNSVTWNSMITCYSKIGDIESARFTFDSNPIKDIVSWNAMIDGYCKSGHLEHAEELFHKTEVKNPVTWNTMIAGFVQGKEFLKALRFFDHMQDKRVRPTEVTMVSLLTACAHLGALDMGEWIDGYIKKNKLKIDVILGNALIDMYSKCGSISDAVDVFHKLQSKNIYCWNSIIVGLAMHGYGNEAIDYFLSMKKEGVKPDGVTFIGLLCGCSHSGLISEGKTYFSTMETDYGIEPGIEHFGCMVDLLGRSGLLLEALELITKMPLKPNAVVWGSLLRSCHIHKDTELGEHVTQRLLELDPYDSGNYVFLSNLYASLSRWKDVDRCRKLMMENGVQKVPGWSSIEVENVVYEFVAGDSLHPEFEEINGVLVEIGRRLKEGGYEADTGGVLHDIDEEEKEMSVGYHSERIAVAFGLLRIPFGKVIRVVKNLRTCDDCHNAMKIISKVYEREIVMRDRNRFHHFKNGVCSCKDYW; the protein is encoded by the coding sequence ATGTTACCTCTGTGCAAACCTCCGCACTCCATCCTCGGCTACATCTTATCGACTCTAGACAGTAAATTCTTAACACTCAAACAACTTCAACAAATCCACAGTCTAATCCTCACAAATGGTCATCTCGCTTCAACACCCCTTATCACCACGTTCTTACATTCTTGCTACCATTCTCGTAACCCCAGTTACGCGTTACAGTTCGTATATAACTTACCGGCGTCGTTTTCAAAACCTTCCCTCTGGGGATCCATGATTAAAACGTCTTTAGAATCTAATAACCTGCGGGATTTCTTCACTTGTTATGATGTGATGATGCGGTGTCGTAATTATGATGCAAACATCCCCAGCGTTGGGATGTTTGCTTCGATTTTTCAATATGGTGCGAAAGTGGGTGATGCTCAATTGGGAAGATTGTTTCACTGTGTTGTAGTGAAATGGGGTTTTGATTCTGATCTAGTTTTGCAAACTGGGTTGCTTGATTTCTATGCAAAAATCGGAGATTTGAGGTCTGCCAAGAAGGTGTTCGAAGAAATGTCACAGAGAGATGTGGTTGCCTGTAATGTCATGATTTCAGTACTTGGGAAGCATGGACTTATTAAGGATGCACGGGTTTTGTTTGATAGTATGCTGGAAAAGGATTCCTATAGTTGGAATTCAATGGTATCTTGCTATTTCAAGATAGGTGATATCGACTCTGCACGGCTTCTCTTCGATAAAAACCCTGTAAAAAATACGATCTCTTGGAATGTGTTGATCGATGGGTATAGCAAATCTGGTTATTTGAATAATGCTGATAACTTTGAAGACTTTGTAACTCTTTACAACAAAATGCGATCTAGTGATGTGTGCCCCAGTCAAACCATACTTTCTTTGATTCTCCATTGTTGTGCCAGTTTATGTGCCTCGCAACTAGGGAAAACAGTTCATGGCGAGATATTCAAGTGGAATTTCAACCATGATATCGTTTTGCAAACAGGGTTGCTCGACTTTTACTCAAAGATCGGGGATTTAAGTTCTGCAAAGAAGGTGTTCGATGAAATGTCCCATAGAGACATTGTAGCCAATAACGCTATGATTTCAGCACTTAGTAAGCATGGATTTGTCAAAGACGCACAGAAACTGTTCAACAGTATGCACGAAAAGAATTCAGTCACATGGAACTCCATGATCACTTGCTATTCCAAGATAGGTGACATCGAATCAGCTCGCTTCACTTTTGATTCCAATCCCATCAAAGACATAGTCTCCTGGAATGCAATGATAGATGGTTACTGCAAATCCGGTCATCTTGAACATGCTGAAGAACTTTTCCACAAAACTGAAGTGAAAAACCCTGTGACATGGAACACCATGATTGCAGGATTTGTTCAGGGTAAGGAGTTCCTAAAAGCATTGCGTTTCTTTGACCACATGCAAGACAAGAGGGTGAGGCCAACTGAGGTAACCATGGTTAGTTTGTTAACCGCTTGTGCTCATCTTGGAGCATTGGATATGGGTGAATGGATCGATGGTTACATCAAGAAAAACAAACTCAAAATCGATGTTATTTTAGGAAATGCTCTTATCGACATGTATTCCAAGTGTGGAAGTATATCAGATGCTGTAGATGTCTTTCACAAACTTCAATCCAAGAACATTTACTGCTGGAATTCAATCATTGTAGGATTAGCAATGCATGGTTATGGTAATGAAGCGATTGATTATTTTCTTTCCATGAAGAAAGAAGGGGTAAAACCCGATGGGGTTACTTTTATTGGTCTTTTATGTGGTTGTAGCCACTCTGGATTAATCTCTGAAGGTAAAACGTATTTTTCAACAATGGAAACCGATTACGGAATAGAACCGGGAATTGAACATTTCGGATGTATGGTTGACCTTTTGGGTCGATCCGGTTTACTTTTGGAAGCGTTGGAACTTATTACCAAAATGCCATTGAAGCCAAACGCGGTGGTGTGGGGGAGTTTGCTTCGATCGTGTCATATTCATAAAGATACCGAACTCGGGGAACACGTGACTCAACGGTTGTTGGAATTGGACCCGTATGACAGCGGGAATTACGTATTCCTTTCCAATCTATACGCGTCATTGAGTCGATGGAAAGATGTGGACAGGTGTCGGAAGTTGATGATGGAAAACGGGGTTCAGAAGGTACCCGGTTGGAGTTCGATTGAGGTGGAGAATGTAGTGTATGAATTTGTGGCAGGAGATAGTTTGCATCCGGAATTTGAAGAGATAAATGGGGTTTTGGTTGAAATTGGGAGGAGATTGAAAGAAGGGGGTTATGAGGCGGATACGGGTGGTGTGTTGCATGATATAGATGAGGAGGAGAAAGAGATGTCGGTTGGGTATCATAGCGAGAGGATTGCAGTTGCTTTTGGGCTCTTGAGGATTCCTTTTGGGAAGGTGATACGAGTGGTGAAGAATTTGAGAACTTGTGATGATTGTCATAATGCTATGAAGATAATATCAAAGGTATATGAGAGGGAGATAGTTATGAGGGATCGGAATCGGTTTCATCATTTTAAGAATGGGGTTTGTTCATGCAAGGATTATTGGTGA
- the LOC111876546 gene encoding uncharacterized protein LOC111876546, producing MAFVQQTQTQPETVVSDSEPEFITKTQPTRAATKRKEKTEAKCWEPLEVLVLAQSWIDISEDATVGKDQKHDRFWIHVLHRFHKGMNRGEYHTKHQMYSKWSNMNKETMLFNDLYNNMKRQWKSGKSDEVILKKALKVYQKENLKAFKFLEVWNFLKDNKKWLSSKTSDEHIDSGSKCSRTSESDHTTSDVRVQFDLNEDGSVPVSPPSRLMGRDKAKSKGKGKASDSDELKEMRADMKSIKDI from the exons ATGGCG TTTGTtcaacaaacacaaacacaaccaGAAACAGTCGTTTCTGATTCAGAACCGGAATTCATTACAAAAACTCAGCCCACTCGAGCAGCAACTAAAAGAAAAGAGAAGACGGAGGCTAAATGTTGGGAACCTCTGGAAGTATTAGTTTTGGCACAATCTTGGATCGATATTTCAGAAGATGCGACGGTTGGAAAAGACCAAAAGCATGACCGCTTTTGGATTCACGTTTTACATAGGTTCCATAAAGGAATGAACCGTGGAGAATACCATACAAAACATCAAATGTACTCCAAATGGAGTAATATGAACAAGGAAACCATGTTGTTTAATGACTTGTATAACAACATGAAACGTCAATGGAAAAGTGGAAAAAGCGATGAAGTGATTTTAAAGAAAGCGTTGAAAGTGTATCAAAAAGAAAATCTGAAGGCTTTCAAGTTTCTTGAAGTTTGGAATTTTTTGAAAGATAACAAGAAATGGCTGAGTAGCAAAACATCAGACGAGCATATTGACAGTGGTTCAAAATGCAGCAGAACATCTGAGTCCGACCACACTACATCAGATGttcgtgttcaatttgatctgaaCGAAGATGGATCTGTTCCAGTTTCACCACCTTCCCGACTAATGGGAAGAGACAAAGCAAAAAGCAAAGGCAAAGGCAAAGCATCGGATTCAGATGAGTTGAAAGAAATGAGGGCCGACATGAAGAGTATAAAAGACATATAG
- the LOC111876511 gene encoding uncharacterized protein LOC111876511: protein MGTEGPKDSLDWKSIGESGNKNEADAGPVVKKRIPKKMRHIPDYYFLPRRSMLANIAIYGSCIVGGIGAGMLTEIWINKKVKEDGNGVLWEFDK, encoded by the exons ATGGGGACTGAAGGCCCTAAGGATTCGTTGGACTGGAAAAGCATTGGTGAATCAGGTAATAAGAATGAGGCTGATGCTGGACCTGTTGTGAAAAAACGGATTCCAAAAAAGATGCGCCACATTCCAGACTACTATTTCCTTCCTCGTAGATCCATGTTAGCTAACATTGCAATTTATGGGTCCTGCATTGTTGGTGGGATTGGAGCTGGGATGCTGACTGAAATCTGGATTAACAAGAAAGTTAAAG AGGATGGAAATGGTGTTTTATGGGAATTTGACAAATAA